A genomic segment from Luteibacter aegosomatis encodes:
- a CDS encoding family 20 glycosylhydrolase, translating into MRRILLAALVLGLSACATQAPKQAGGPVDTTPLSLIPMPAQLTRTPGHFRIDAKTPIVVAPGDTAAKRVAGQLQGWIRLARGFAPPIVEGKPGGGISLVTQSTVKGHEAYALDVDAKGVRIAANDETGLFYGAVTYWQLLTDPASQNGVPGVHIVDAPRFAWRGLMLDSSRHFQSVHDIEHLIDQMAMHKLNTFHWHLTDDQGWRLKIDKYPKLTEVGSCRKAVGSDTAGGDSYCGFYTKDDAKQIVAYAAERHITVVPEIEMPGHAQAAVAAYPQYGTGKPKKVSSDWGVNTALFNTDDATFVFLQDVLDEVMEIFPSSYIHVGGDEAAKDEWERSKAVQARMKTLGIDDEEKMQGWFIARIGDYLDKHGRRLIGWDEILDGKVPASATVMSWRGTEGAIKAANAGHDVVLAPSPVLYLDRVQSSLPDEPPGRPSDETLKTLYDFDPMVPGIGADKAEHVLGAEATLFTEHMHDWYRIQHATFPRMAAFAERTWSSRADWNGFLARLPVQMARYRSAGIIPADSAFAVAISVAPAGKDGARVTLSSQTGYGTVRYTTDGTTPTPQSEAYTAPFDVSLPTTVKANTFEGGFGLAGVREEAIDAKSLLHRTSVQLDTCTDDLPLRIEAPEMVDGVRPIYKADIMNTCWIWKSVPLDGRYGATISVDRLPYNYALWKAAKNVVSRKSRSRAGEIEIHQDTCDGPKLSTIDLSKAKDGRATLQGVLPKREGTHDLCFVITGKPGPKMWVIADIQLR; encoded by the coding sequence ATGCGCCGTATCCTCCTCGCCGCCCTCGTCCTGGGCCTGTCCGCCTGCGCCACCCAGGCGCCGAAGCAAGCCGGTGGCCCCGTCGACACGACGCCGCTCTCGTTGATTCCCATGCCCGCGCAACTCACGCGCACGCCCGGCCACTTCCGCATCGACGCGAAGACGCCCATCGTGGTGGCCCCGGGCGACACGGCGGCGAAACGCGTGGCCGGACAGTTGCAGGGCTGGATTCGCCTGGCCCGCGGTTTCGCACCGCCCATCGTCGAGGGCAAGCCCGGCGGGGGCATCTCGCTGGTGACGCAATCCACCGTCAAGGGCCACGAGGCCTACGCGCTCGACGTGGACGCCAAGGGCGTGCGCATCGCCGCCAACGACGAGACCGGCCTGTTCTACGGCGCGGTCACCTACTGGCAGCTGCTGACCGATCCCGCTTCGCAGAACGGCGTGCCGGGCGTGCACATCGTCGACGCGCCGCGCTTCGCCTGGCGTGGCCTGATGCTCGATTCCAGCCGCCACTTCCAGTCGGTGCACGACATCGAGCACCTGATCGACCAGATGGCGATGCACAAGCTCAACACCTTCCACTGGCATCTCACCGACGACCAGGGCTGGCGCCTGAAGATCGACAAGTATCCCAAGCTCACCGAGGTGGGTTCGTGCCGCAAGGCGGTGGGATCGGACACGGCCGGCGGCGACAGCTACTGCGGCTTCTACACCAAGGACGACGCGAAGCAGATCGTGGCCTATGCCGCCGAGCGGCACATCACCGTGGTGCCCGAGATCGAGATGCCGGGGCATGCGCAGGCCGCCGTGGCCGCCTATCCGCAGTACGGCACGGGCAAACCCAAGAAGGTGTCGTCCGACTGGGGCGTCAACACGGCCCTGTTCAACACCGACGACGCCACGTTCGTGTTCCTCCAGGACGTGCTCGACGAGGTGATGGAGATCTTCCCCTCCTCGTACATCCACGTCGGCGGCGACGAGGCCGCGAAGGACGAATGGGAGCGCTCCAAGGCGGTGCAGGCGCGCATGAAGACGCTGGGCATCGACGACGAGGAAAAAATGCAGGGCTGGTTCATCGCCCGCATCGGCGATTACCTCGACAAGCATGGCCGTCGCCTGATCGGCTGGGACGAGATCCTCGACGGAAAGGTGCCGGCGAGCGCCACGGTGATGTCCTGGCGCGGTACCGAGGGCGCGATCAAGGCCGCCAACGCCGGCCACGACGTGGTGCTGGCGCCCTCGCCCGTCCTGTATCTCGACCGCGTGCAGTCCAGCCTTCCCGACGAGCCGCCGGGCCGTCCCTCGGACGAGACGCTGAAGACGCTCTACGACTTCGACCCCATGGTGCCGGGGATCGGCGCCGACAAGGCCGAGCACGTGCTGGGCGCCGAGGCGACGCTGTTCACCGAGCACATGCACGACTGGTACCGCATCCAGCATGCGACGTTCCCGCGCATGGCCGCTTTCGCCGAGCGCACCTGGTCGTCGCGCGCCGACTGGAACGGCTTCCTTGCGCGCCTGCCCGTGCAGATGGCGCGCTATCGCTCGGCCGGGATCATCCCCGCCGACAGCGCTTTCGCCGTCGCGATCTCCGTGGCTCCCGCGGGCAAGGACGGCGCGCGCGTCACGCTGTCCAGCCAGACCGGCTACGGCACGGTGCGTTACACCACCGACGGGACCACGCCGACGCCGCAATCGGAGGCCTATACCGCCCCGTTCGACGTGAGCCTGCCCACTACCGTCAAGGCCAATACGTTCGAAGGCGGCTTCGGGCTGGCCGGCGTGCGCGAGGAAGCGATCGACGCGAAGTCGCTGCTGCATCGCACGAGCGTGCAACTGGATACCTGCACCGACGATCTTCCGTTGCGCATCGAGGCGCCGGAGATGGTCGACGGCGTGCGGCCGATCTACAAGGCCGACATCATGAACACCTGCTGGATCTGGAAGAGCGTGCCGCTGGACGGCCGCTACGGCGCGACGATCAGCGTCGATCGCCTCCCCTACAACTACGCGCTGTGGAAGGCCGCCAAGAACGTCGTGTCGCGCAAGTCGCGTTCGCGCGCGGGCGAGATCGAGATCCACCAGGACACCTGCGACGGCCCCAAGCTGAGCACCATCGACCTGTCCAAGGCCAAGGACGGGCGTGCCACGTTGCAGGGCGTGTTGCCCAAGCGCGAGGGCACGCACGACCTGTGCTTCGTGATCACCGGCAAGCCGGGGCCGAAGATGTGGGTGATCGCGGATATCCAGTTGCGCTGA